In a single window of the Niabella ginsenosidivorans genome:
- a CDS encoding MutS-related protein, whose protein sequence is MQIDHISFNDIAIFHEEEEYSIFHKLNFTRTFGGREWLRHYFSTPFSDITKITGTQNILKQLILHVDEWPEDITNGTILVMDRFLDYALDKIGNNPNAVDAIIYRIFHHADYTMARFSISHFSDFFRSIRKIADLLRDVPLPATFKIHLNRIDQLLKIEAFRQLSELHKEQTIPLSSNVYYAGQLRLIHKREVEELMDIYSRLDAWYSMAMAVKHYQLSFPVFVDQQMPMIEAEGLYHILLQNPVPYNLDITQENNFLFLTGANMAGKSTLIKSVGASVFLAHIGMGVPAQSMRLTLFDGLISNINVVDNIVKGESYFFNEVQRIKNTVEKISNGQKWLVLIDELFKGTNVQDAMRCSLAVIKGLLKVKTSLFVLSTHLYEIGEDLEEESSITFRHFETTVTEDTLSFSYQLKEGISKDRLGYFILKKEKVIELLDKL, encoded by the coding sequence ATGCAGATCGACCATATTTCTTTTAATGATATTGCTATTTTTCACGAGGAGGAGGAATATTCCATTTTTCATAAGCTCAATTTTACACGTACATTCGGAGGCAGGGAATGGCTGCGCCACTACTTTTCAACCCCCTTCAGCGACATTACCAAAATTACAGGCACCCAGAATATCCTGAAGCAGTTGATCCTGCATGTGGATGAATGGCCGGAGGATATTACCAATGGAACGATCCTGGTAATGGACCGGTTCCTGGATTATGCGCTGGATAAAATAGGTAATAATCCGAATGCGGTAGATGCTATTATTTACCGGATATTCCATCACGCAGATTATACAATGGCACGTTTTTCCATCAGCCATTTCAGTGATTTTTTCAGAAGCATCCGCAAAATTGCAGATCTGCTGCGGGATGTTCCGCTTCCTGCCACTTTTAAGATACACCTGAATCGTATTGACCAGTTATTGAAAATAGAAGCATTCCGTCAATTATCGGAGTTGCATAAAGAGCAAACGATCCCGCTCAGCAGTAATGTTTACTATGCAGGCCAGTTGCGGCTGATACATAAAAGAGAGGTAGAGGAATTAATGGATATTTATTCCCGTCTGGACGCCTGGTATTCGATGGCTATGGCCGTAAAGCACTATCAGCTTTCCTTTCCGGTTTTTGTTGACCAGCAAATGCCCATGATCGAAGCGGAAGGGCTTTATCACATCCTGTTGCAAAACCCAGTGCCTTATAACCTGGATATTACACAGGAAAACAATTTCCTGTTCTTAACCGGCGCTAATATGGCGGGTAAAAGCACGCTGATCAAATCCGTTGGTGCATCCGTGTTCCTGGCCCACATTGGCATGGGCGTTCCGGCCCAATCTATGCGCCTGACCTTATTTGACGGGCTCATCAGCAACATTAATGTGGTGGACAATATTGTAAAAGGGGAAAGCTATTTCTTTAACGAGGTACAACGTATAAAAAATACGGTTGAAAAAATAAGCAACGGGCAAAAATGGCTGGTGCTGATTGATGAATTGTTTAAAGGCACCAATGTTCAGGATGCAATGCGCTGCTCGCTTGCTGTTATTAAAGGGCTGTTAAAGGTAAAGACCTCTTTATTTGTGCTTTCCACCCACCTGTATGAGATAGGAGAAGACCTTGAAGAGGAAAGCTCCATTACCTTCAGGCATTTTGAAACCACCGTAACAGAAGACACGCTTTCCTTCAGCTACCAGCTAAAGGAGGGCATCAGTAAGGACAGGCTGGGATATTTTATTCTGAAAAAAGAAAAAGTGATCGAGCTGCTGGACAAGCTGTAA
- the yihA gene encoding ribosome biogenesis GTP-binding protein YihA/YsxC, with translation MEVISATYLKSSAEQAQCPVADRPEYAFIGRSNVGKSSLINMLCNKKGLAKTSAAPGKTQLINHFEVITGVRNKVGHMEKSSWFLVDLPGYGYAKVSQKQRKNWSAMIEKYILKRKNLVNMFVLIDSRHEPQPIDIEFINQLGEWRVPFALVFTKADKNKPAATVRNVDAFLNGLKESWEELPVHFVTSAIDKRGRGAVLDYIAALNGQLQ, from the coding sequence ATGGAAGTGATTTCTGCTACTTATTTAAAAAGCAGTGCCGAGCAGGCGCAATGCCCTGTTGCCGACCGGCCGGAATATGCATTTATAGGAAGAAGCAATGTGGGCAAATCATCCCTCATTAATATGCTTTGTAATAAAAAAGGGCTGGCGAAAACCTCTGCTGCACCGGGAAAAACGCAGCTGATCAACCATTTTGAAGTGATAACAGGTGTAAGAAATAAAGTGGGGCATATGGAAAAATCGTCCTGGTTCCTGGTAGACCTTCCGGGGTACGGGTATGCAAAGGTTTCACAAAAGCAACGTAAGAACTGGTCGGCCATGATTGAAAAATACATTCTCAAAAGGAAAAACCTGGTCAATATGTTCGTACTGATCGACAGCCGGCATGAACCACAGCCGATCGACATTGAATTCATCAATCAGTTGGGCGAATGGCGTGTGCCTTTTGCGCTGGTGTTTACAAAGGCGGATAAAAACAAACCGGCAGCAACGGTAAGAAATGTAGACGCTTTTTTAAACGGGTTGAAAGAAAGCTGGGAAGAACTGCCGGTTCATTTTGTTACTTCTGCAATTGATAAGCGGGGAAGGGGAGCAGTGCTGGATTATATTGCTGCCCTTAACGGGCAATTGCAATAG